A region of Planococcus sp. MSAK28401 DNA encodes the following proteins:
- a CDS encoding NUDIX domain-containing protein, whose product MQRIANLLLIENGKVLLMKKPRRDWYVAPGGKMESGESIYEAAIREFREETDAEPFGVHLKGVYTMMIQEGGKTVDEWMLFTFRATKLRGIPFEETREGILEWHPVESLHTLPMAEGDRTNLLFAAYQEGVQYGTFYYTPEFELLEENIQSSTEEVNRQHG is encoded by the coding sequence GTGCAGCGAATCGCGAATTTATTGCTAATAGAGAATGGCAAAGTATTATTGATGAAAAAGCCGCGCAGGGATTGGTATGTAGCTCCTGGCGGCAAAATGGAAAGCGGCGAATCGATTTATGAAGCGGCCATCCGTGAGTTCAGGGAAGAAACGGATGCAGAACCGTTCGGCGTTCACTTGAAAGGCGTTTACACCATGATGATCCAAGAAGGTGGAAAGACGGTGGATGAATGGATGCTGTTTACGTTCAGGGCGACAAAGCTCCGCGGGATCCCATTCGAAGAAACGCGCGAAGGAATTCTCGAATGGCATCCAGTGGAAAGCCTGCATACCCTGCCGATGGCGGAAGGGGACCGGACGAACCTATTATTTGCGGCTTATCAGGAAGGCGTCCAATACGGGACCTTCTATTATACGCCAGAGTTCGAACTGCTAGAAGAGAACATCCAATCATCGACTGAAGAGGTGAACCGCCAGCATGGATAA
- the rapZ gene encoding RNase adapter RapZ, with protein MDKHNEETELIIITGMSGAGKTVAIQSFEDLGFFTIDNLPPALLPTFIKLMRDSGKSMKRVAAVMDLRGGDFFASLVDAIDDLSKEPEVAITILFLDAENQTLVSRYKETRRSHPLSPGGLVLGGIKKERDMLKDLQGRAHYMYNTSDMSPRQLKEKITSDFASKTSNVFTVNLMSFGFKHGMPIDADLVFDVRFLPNPYYIEELNPQSGLDQPVSDYVLKWQETQTLVSKLEDLFDFMIPQYKQEGKAQLVIAFGCTGGQHRSVTLAEYFGKYLAKNNKVSITHRDVKIRKG; from the coding sequence ATGGATAAGCATAACGAAGAAACCGAATTGATCATCATCACCGGCATGTCCGGTGCAGGCAAGACAGTGGCCATCCAAAGTTTTGAAGATCTCGGTTTTTTCACAATCGATAATCTTCCCCCGGCGCTTCTTCCCACATTCATCAAATTGATGCGGGATTCAGGCAAGTCGATGAAGCGCGTCGCAGCGGTCATGGACCTTCGGGGCGGCGATTTTTTCGCAAGCCTCGTTGATGCAATCGATGATCTATCGAAAGAACCGGAAGTGGCGATCACCATCCTGTTCCTAGATGCGGAAAACCAGACGCTCGTCAGCCGCTATAAAGAAACGCGGCGTTCCCATCCGCTGTCGCCAGGCGGGCTTGTGCTCGGCGGCATCAAAAAAGAACGGGATATGTTGAAAGACCTGCAAGGGCGGGCACATTATATGTATAATACGTCAGACATGAGCCCACGCCAGCTGAAAGAAAAAATTACGTCGGATTTCGCTTCGAAAACAAGCAATGTCTTTACGGTCAATTTGATGTCTTTCGGCTTTAAGCATGGCATGCCGATTGATGCCGACCTGGTTTTCGATGTACGCTTCCTGCCGAATCCTTATTATATAGAGGAATTGAATCCGCAATCGGGCTTGGATCAGCCGGTTTCCGATTATGTCTTGAAATGGCAGGAGACGCAGACGCTGGTGAGTAAGCTTGAGGATTTATTCGATTTCATGATTCCCCAGTACAAACAAGAAGGCAAAGCGCAATTGGTCATTGCTTTTGGCTGCACGGGCGGCCAGCACCGATCTGTAACGCTTGCTGAATATTTCGGGAAATACCTAGCGAAAAACAACAAAGTCAGCATTACGCATAGAGATGTGAAAATCAGAAAGGGCTGA
- a CDS encoding gluconeogenesis factor YvcK family protein gives MEKSLQQKRVVIIGGGTGLSTLLRGLKTFPLDLTAIVTVADDGGSSGRLRDDLDIPPPGDIRNVMAALSDAEPLVAEMFQYRFKHSLDLEGHSLGNLMLAALTDLTGDFSHAVREMSRVLNVNGTVLPAANQLVTLNAELEDGTIIKGESKIPAYMQPIKRVFLEPAGVRTLPDTIQAIQSADVIVIGPGSLYTSILPNLLVKDIKKALLEAKARKIYICNLMTQAGETYGYTASDHVKALYDHVGVNFLDAILIDKVQMPQGVAERYKKEKAWPVEYDEERLKNMGLEVYRHDIANIFGEAVRHEPMKVAKWLFEYTSSESQVPSQRRYS, from the coding sequence ATGGAAAAAAGTCTCCAGCAAAAACGAGTCGTAATCATCGGGGGCGGTACCGGTCTGTCCACTTTGCTGAGGGGCTTAAAAACTTTTCCGCTCGACTTGACGGCAATCGTCACAGTGGCAGATGACGGAGGCAGCTCTGGGCGTTTACGCGATGACTTGGATATTCCTCCGCCAGGGGACATTCGCAACGTCATGGCCGCATTGTCGGACGCAGAACCGTTAGTTGCGGAAATGTTCCAATACCGCTTCAAGCATTCGCTCGATTTGGAAGGGCATTCACTAGGCAATCTGATGCTTGCGGCATTGACCGATTTGACCGGTGATTTCTCCCACGCAGTGCGGGAAATGAGCCGTGTCTTGAATGTCAATGGCACGGTTTTGCCTGCTGCCAATCAATTGGTGACCTTGAATGCAGAACTAGAAGATGGAACCATCATTAAAGGTGAATCCAAAATTCCCGCCTATATGCAGCCGATCAAGCGTGTATTCCTTGAACCGGCCGGCGTCAGAACATTGCCGGATACCATACAGGCGATTCAATCAGCGGATGTCATCGTCATTGGGCCGGGTTCCTTGTACACAAGCATCTTGCCCAATTTGCTCGTGAAGGATATCAAAAAAGCGCTGCTCGAAGCGAAGGCGCGAAAAATCTATATTTGCAATTTGATGACCCAGGCGGGCGAAACATACGGCTATACAGCCTCGGACCATGTGAAAGCATTATACGACCATGTAGGCGTAAACTTTCTCGATGCCATTTTGATCGACAAAGTTCAAATGCCGCAGGGAGTGGCTGAAAGATACAAAAAAGAAAAAGCATGGCCGGTGGAATACGATGAAGAACGCCTGAAAAATATGGGGCTTGAAGTATATCGCCATGATATTGCGAATATTTTTGGGGAAGCCGTACGGCATGAACCGATGAAAGTGGCGAAATGGCTTTTTGAATACACCAGCAGCGAATCGCAGGTACCATCGCAGCGCCGGTATTCCTAA
- the whiA gene encoding DNA-binding protein WhiA has translation MSFASETKKEMTQIEVDDCCGKAELSAMIRMNGTLSFSNRQLSLDIQTENAAIARRIYTLLKRFYKAYPVELLVRKKMRLKKNNVYICRLREGAKFVLEDLLILSEGFQFQQDISPELISTTCCKRSYLRGAFLAGGSVNNPETSSYHLEVYSSYKDHAEALVILMNHFQLNAKMIERKKGFVTYLKEAEKISDFLSLTGAHSALLKFEDVRILRDMRNSVNRLVNCETANLNKTIDAALRQIENIRFIDQVIGIDQLPDRLKEIARLRVEYQDVTLKELGEMVSTGKVSKSGVNHRLRKIDEIAESLRKGETISR, from the coding sequence TTGTCTTTTGCATCAGAAACAAAAAAAGAAATGACGCAGATTGAAGTGGATGATTGCTGCGGCAAGGCAGAGCTGTCGGCGATGATCCGCATGAATGGCACGCTGTCATTCTCCAATCGCCAGTTGAGCCTGGATATCCAAACTGAGAACGCAGCTATTGCGAGAAGAATCTATACCTTGCTAAAGCGCTTCTATAAAGCGTATCCGGTGGAGTTGTTAGTTCGCAAAAAAATGCGGTTGAAAAAAAACAACGTCTATATTTGCCGCTTGCGGGAAGGCGCAAAATTCGTGCTTGAGGATTTGTTAATCTTGTCGGAAGGCTTTCAGTTTCAGCAGGATATCTCCCCTGAACTGATCTCGACGACGTGCTGCAAGCGCTCATATTTGCGCGGTGCCTTTTTGGCCGGAGGGTCGGTCAACAATCCCGAAACGTCCTCTTACCACTTGGAAGTGTATTCTTCCTATAAAGACCACGCTGAAGCGCTGGTCATCCTGATGAACCATTTCCAATTGAACGCGAAAATGATTGAGCGGAAAAAAGGATTTGTGACTTATTTGAAGGAGGCGGAGAAAATTTCTGACTTCCTCAGCTTGACTGGCGCCCACTCGGCGCTATTGAAATTCGAGGATGTCCGAATCCTTCGCGATATGCGTAATAGCGTCAATCGTTTAGTCAATTGCGAAACGGCCAATTTGAATAAGACAATTGATGCGGCGTTGCGGCAAATCGAAAACATCCGCTTTATCGACCAAGTGATCGGAATCGACCAATTGCCGGATCGCCTGAAAGAGATAGCCCGCTTGCGTGTGGAGTACCAGGATGTCACACTGAAAGAACTGGGCGAGATGGTATCGACAGGAAAAGTGAGCAAGTCAGGCGTCAACCACAGGCTCCGGAAAATCGATGAGATTGCCGAGTCGTTGAGAAAAGGCGAAACGATCAGCCGGTAA
- a CDS encoding HPr family phosphocarrier protein codes for MVEKQVEVQLKSGLQARQAALFVQEANRYSSDVYLEKGDKKVNAKSIMGIMSLAVSKGTNVTISADGADEESAVGALAQLIDKEA; via the coding sequence ATGGTAGAAAAACAAGTGGAAGTGCAATTGAAATCAGGATTACAAGCGAGGCAGGCGGCATTGTTCGTACAAGAAGCCAATCGCTATAGTTCGGATGTATATTTGGAAAAAGGCGATAAGAAAGTCAATGCTAAAAGCATCATGGGCATCATGAGCTTAGCTGTCAGCAAAGGAACCAACGTGACAATTTCGGCCGACGGCGCCGATGAAGAATCCGCAGTCGGTGCGCTGGCGCAATTGATTGATAAAGAAGCATAA